In one Acidimicrobiia bacterium genomic region, the following are encoded:
- the gltX gene encoding glutamate--tRNA ligase, translating to MTVRVRFAPSPTGYLHVGNARAALYNYLFSKGRGGTFILRGDDTDRERSDELYQEDIYAGLRWLGLDWDEGLEVGGPHAPYRQSMRLDRYRDVAASLVAEGLAYHSFETDAQLEAFREEMRSTGKTPAYDGRYRIDPDHAERLVAAGERAPIRFAVPRPGVTTFDDLVRGQVSFDHVQVDDFVILRSDGTPTYHLASAVDDVDFEITHVVRGEDLLSSTPKHILLSEALGVEPPVFAHLALLMGPDGKKLSKRHGDTSLRAYRLGGYLPEAMDNYLALLGWSPGPDVTVVSMEEMIERFDLSDVTKSAAIFDVEKLQWLNGLYIRDLGVEKFASAVLPLVEDGLGRSLSDEERSTLSEIAPLVQERARLLTEVPEQVRFLFADVAVDDDTWAKVTANESASTALAGAIERLGSLESWDAGAIERSLRAMLEEDGLSARSGLQPLRVAISGSTVSPPLFESLAALGRERSMERLREASARMS from the coding sequence GTGACGGTCAGGGTCCGATTCGCTCCGTCACCCACGGGCTACCTGCACGTGGGCAACGCCCGGGCGGCGTTGTACAACTACCTCTTCTCCAAGGGCAGGGGCGGGACGTTCATCCTGCGCGGCGACGACACCGATCGGGAACGCAGCGACGAGCTCTATCAGGAGGACATCTACGCCGGGCTCCGCTGGCTGGGACTCGACTGGGACGAGGGTCTCGAGGTCGGCGGCCCGCATGCCCCGTATCGGCAGAGCATGCGGCTCGACCGGTACCGCGACGTCGCCGCCTCGCTCGTCGCCGAGGGGTTGGCGTACCACTCCTTCGAGACGGACGCCCAGCTCGAGGCGTTCCGGGAGGAGATGCGGTCCACAGGCAAGACCCCGGCGTACGACGGCCGCTACCGGATCGACCCCGACCACGCCGAGCGGCTCGTGGCTGCCGGCGAGCGGGCGCCGATACGGTTCGCCGTGCCCCGACCGGGCGTCACGACGTTCGACGATCTCGTGCGTGGCCAGGTGTCGTTCGACCACGTGCAGGTGGACGATTTCGTCATCCTGCGGTCCGACGGCACGCCGACGTACCACCTCGCCAGCGCGGTCGACGACGTCGACTTCGAGATCACGCACGTCGTGCGGGGAGAGGACCTGCTCTCGTCGACCCCGAAGCACATCCTCCTCTCGGAGGCGCTGGGCGTCGAGCCTCCCGTCTTTGCCCATCTGGCGCTCCTCATGGGGCCGGACGGCAAGAAGCTCTCGAAACGCCACGGCGACACGTCACTGCGGGCCTACCGGCTGGGCGGTTACCTCCCGGAGGCGATGGACAACTACCTGGCGCTCCTCGGCTGGTCGCCGGGCCCGGACGTCACGGTCGTGTCGATGGAGGAGATGATCGAGCGCTTCGACCTATCGGACGTCACCAAGTCGGCTGCCATCTTCGACGTGGAGAAGCTCCAATGGCTGAACGGCCTCTACATCAGGGATCTCGGCGTCGAGAAGTTCGCATCGGCAGTGCTTCCCCTCGTCGAGGACGGCCTGGGGCGCAGCCTGTCGGATGAGGAGCGGTCGACGCTCAGCGAGATCGCACCACTCGTCCAGGAACGAGCCAGGCTCCTGACGGAGGTGCCGGAACAGGTGAGGTTCCTGTTCGCCGACGTCGCCGTCGACGACGACACGTGGGCCAAGGTGACGGCGAACGAGAGTGCCTCGACTGCGCTGGCGGGGGCGATCGAAAGGCTCGGCTCGCTCGAGTCGTGGGATGCCGGCGCCATCGAACGATCCTTGCGGGCGATGCTCGAGGAGGACGGCTTGTCTGCCCGCAGCGGGTTGCAGCCGCTACGGGTGGCGATCTCGGGCTCGACCGTCAGCCCTCCGCTTTTCGAGTCGTTGGCGGCTCTCGGCAGGGAGCGATCGATGGAGCGCCTTCGAGAGGCATCCGCCAGGATGTCGTGA